The following are encoded together in the Deinococcus roseus genome:
- a CDS encoding DUF2339 domain-containing protein: MEWLFYFLVVLFFFALPAIIVNAIQNSRARTQQEQLDVLKKEVAFLRRQLAELRQDLLNDRPSPAATVSTAQELLEQPVKDRPVAEPQVPPHQVLQEDLPAALPEQETFTEQAPEAVVAEPSAQPAPVPPAFPGRSPSPGSGPVRPRSSLDQEVDPVGWLLKFFTGERALVRLGVLLVLLGMGFLLKLTVSQDLAVLLKLLIAASCSGILFGWGWYVRKSRKVFSVALQGGALGILYFMVYASSVLYGILPFAAGLLLWLLVGILGGVLALRQNAQMLAVLSVVGGFLAPIIMRTGSVDLTPSLMALIFTYYTLLNAGIVWLSFLKLWRYLNVMGYLFTFLFASVWGVLAYTPEHYPVAQPFLVLFFAMYTLTPLVHALKRNSGRSDYVLLLSVPVLSLVQQAGLLGGERTGVALSSLMVAVVQYGLYLYVRNRGVLRTVGETYQMLAIGFAVLAVPLLTGALTTSAIWTLSGVLLLVFGVRAGNRVHRIWGMVLQCLALAAVVLGWFPEGSTVVLLVSLIWVSVALLGSGIFLQSQKQAGAQGLLVTGALGWIVAALDLVYLLWRNDLHLSQFLLALSLALLVLHFVAQRFQTPTLSGFAFLLPVWAVCTLGVGLVGDDQPLKGYSLLAWALYFLVQHVLLATSRWTAEVQKLLHLVVSYLLFTRLMVVTDALLTQQGLSTYAWVLVPLLFYWVHVLCWNSFYYTRAFPGFYRDAVMVPMQVLQACVFLLLLSQGPRLPYLPLLNLQELAQVALYLTLYFNRMPWTMTPAGRRLRRNTLIVGGVLGVSGIIVRFMHAQFGLPWEFGSILDHNNTQTVLSIFWSITALVFTVRANRAHDRDLWTIGAGLLAFVVVKLFVLDLSGSDTWARVISFLGVGLLLLFMGFVAPVPPRIPQEENA, encoded by the coding sequence ATGGAATGGCTGTTTTACTTTCTGGTGGTGCTGTTCTTTTTTGCGCTTCCAGCCATCATTGTGAATGCAATTCAGAACTCAAGGGCCAGGACCCAGCAAGAACAGCTGGATGTGCTGAAAAAAGAAGTGGCTTTTCTGCGCCGTCAACTGGCTGAACTCAGGCAGGACCTGCTGAACGACAGGCCTTCGCCTGCTGCAACGGTTTCAACAGCTCAGGAACTGCTGGAACAGCCTGTGAAAGACAGACCCGTGGCAGAGCCTCAAGTTCCACCTCACCAGGTGCTGCAAGAAGACCTTCCTGCTGCCCTTCCCGAACAAGAAACCTTTACAGAACAGGCTCCAGAAGCAGTTGTTGCAGAGCCTTCTGCTCAGCCTGCTCCAGTCCCTCCAGCTTTCCCCGGACGGAGTCCCTCTCCCGGTTCAGGGCCGGTCAGGCCCAGATCCTCACTGGATCAGGAGGTGGACCCGGTGGGCTGGCTCCTGAAGTTCTTCACTGGAGAACGTGCACTGGTGCGCCTTGGGGTGCTTCTGGTGCTGCTGGGCATGGGTTTTCTCTTGAAGCTCACGGTCAGTCAGGATCTGGCTGTTCTCCTGAAGCTGCTGATTGCTGCCAGTTGCTCCGGGATTCTGTTCGGCTGGGGCTGGTATGTCAGGAAGTCCCGCAAGGTGTTCAGTGTGGCCCTGCAAGGGGGAGCGCTGGGCATTCTGTATTTCATGGTGTATGCCTCCAGTGTGCTGTATGGCATTCTGCCTTTTGCTGCAGGGCTTTTGTTGTGGCTGCTGGTGGGCATCCTGGGCGGAGTTCTGGCCCTCAGGCAAAACGCCCAGATGCTGGCGGTGCTCAGTGTGGTGGGTGGGTTTCTGGCCCCCATCATCATGCGAACAGGAAGTGTGGACCTCACCCCCTCCCTGATGGCCCTGATTTTCACCTACTACACGCTGCTGAATGCAGGAATTGTGTGGCTGTCTTTCCTGAAACTCTGGCGCTACCTGAACGTGATGGGTTACCTGTTCACCTTCCTGTTTGCCAGTGTGTGGGGGGTGCTGGCTTACACCCCTGAGCATTACCCGGTGGCCCAGCCTTTCCTGGTCCTGTTTTTTGCCATGTACACCCTGACCCCGCTGGTGCATGCCCTCAAGCGCAATTCTGGGCGCTCAGATTATGTTTTGCTGCTCAGTGTGCCGGTGCTGTCTCTGGTTCAACAGGCGGGTTTGCTGGGAGGAGAGCGCACCGGGGTGGCCCTCAGCAGCCTGATGGTGGCTGTGGTGCAGTACGGGCTTTACCTGTATGTGAGGAACAGAGGGGTGCTCAGAACGGTGGGGGAGACCTACCAGATGCTGGCCATTGGTTTTGCGGTGCTGGCGGTGCCCCTCCTGACCGGTGCCCTGACCACCAGTGCCATCTGGACGCTGTCCGGGGTGCTCTTGCTGGTGTTCGGGGTTCGTGCGGGCAACCGTGTTCACCGCATCTGGGGCATGGTGTTGCAATGTCTGGCTCTGGCAGCAGTCGTGCTGGGCTGGTTCCCTGAAGGCAGCACGGTGGTGTTGCTGGTCAGTCTGATCTGGGTGAGTGTGGCCCTGCTGGGCAGTGGCATCTTCCTGCAAAGCCAGAAGCAAGCAGGCGCTCAGGGGTTGCTGGTCACGGGTGCATTGGGCTGGATTGTGGCTGCTCTGGATCTGGTGTATTTGCTCTGGAGGAACGACCTGCACCTCAGCCAGTTCTTGCTGGCCCTCAGTCTGGCTTTGCTGGTGCTGCACTTTGTTGCCCAGAGGTTCCAGACCCCCACCCTGTCTGGTTTTGCTTTCCTGTTGCCGGTCTGGGCGGTTTGCACTCTGGGGGTTGGCCTGGTCGGAGATGATCAGCCTTTAAAAGGGTACAGTTTGTTGGCCTGGGCCCTGTATTTTTTGGTGCAGCATGTGCTGCTGGCCACCTCCAGATGGACGGCAGAGGTGCAGAAGTTGCTGCATTTGGTGGTCTCTTATTTGCTGTTCACCCGCCTCATGGTGGTGACAGATGCCCTGCTGACCCAGCAAGGCCTGTCCACCTACGCCTGGGTGTTGGTGCCGCTGCTGTTCTACTGGGTGCACGTGCTGTGCTGGAACAGCTTCTATTACACCCGTGCCTTCCCGGGGTTTTACCGGGATGCTGTGATGGTGCCCATGCAGGTGTTGCAGGCCTGTGTTTTTCTGCTGCTGCTCTCCCAGGGTCCCAGATTGCCTTACCTGCCCCTCCTGAACCTGCAGGAACTGGCACAGGTGGCCCTGTACCTGACCCTGTACTTCAACCGGATGCCCTGGACCATGACCCCGGCAGGTCGCAGGCTCAGGCGCAACACCCTGATTGTGGGTGGGGTGCTGGGGGTCAGTGGCATCATTGTGCGCTTCATGCATGCCCAGTTTGGGTTGCCCTGGGAATTTGGCAGCATTCTGGACCACAACAACACCCAGACGGTGCTCTCCATCTTCTGGAGCATCACGGCACTGGTGTTCACGGTCAGGGCCAACCGCGCCCACGACCGTGACCTCTGGACCATCGGGGCGGGTCTGCTGGCTTTTGTGGTGGTCAAACTCTTCGTTCTGGACCTTTCTGGCAGCGACACCTGGGCCAGGGTCATCAGCTTTCTGGGGGTGGGGTTGCTGCTGCTGTTCATGGGTTTTGTGGCCCCTGTTCCTCCCAGAATTCCACAGGAGGAAAACGCATGA
- a CDS encoding 4a-hydroxytetrahydrobiopterin dehydratase: MKLDSTALQEALSKLDGWQGNDSGISREFMFPSYADGVAFALKVTLLAEKSNHHPDALTISWKKVKVVYVTHDAGGVTELDLQAASKVNALV, from the coding sequence ATGAAACTCGATTCAACAGCATTGCAGGAAGCCCTTTCAAAACTGGACGGCTGGCAGGGAAACGATTCTGGCATCTCCAGGGAATTCATGTTTCCCTCTTATGCAGATGGTGTGGCTTTTGCCCTCAAAGTGACCTTGCTGGCAGAGAAAAGCAACCACCACCCGGATGCCCTGACCATCTCCTGGAAGAAAGTGAAGGTGGTTTATGTGACCCACGATGCTGGAGGGGTGACCGAACTGGACCTGCAGGCGGCCAGCAAAGTGAACGCCCTGGTGTGA
- a CDS encoding DUF58 domain-containing protein produces the protein MTLLFLLLLVAGLWWLYRRPPQLEMVREHAPLSGLSIPFGVSLKCSIGATLPYRIEFQDAPPRFLVLQGLLDWKGMVWGKEQVHLQAQIRPQKRGSFSWGEVTVRYADPLGLFWRTLKVPVHSEVVVYPQPHPLLLPDLIRPLLLDGRHSPTLGLEDVASLRGIRPYQPGDPINRLHWLQTAKRGIPMVREWEFMTTSHVHIHLHPDVGEVFTEHAVVLASSLVLEAAQSGLTVSVSGNGSSSEKTLESCLLFLARYNPEEQKPQVKSQVPEVPSGSNVILLSQTAPLQLLEQALQVRTQAARVTLLVLSEGFYLAPGETGRKLWGKPPEAIQELERRAAILMEQGIQVRVLRGNESILQVAPDPS, from the coding sequence ATGACCCTGTTGTTTCTGTTGCTGCTGGTGGCTGGTCTGTGGTGGCTTTATCGCAGGCCACCACAACTGGAAATGGTGAGGGAACATGCCCCTTTGAGTGGGCTGAGCATTCCTTTTGGGGTGTCCCTGAAATGCAGCATTGGGGCAACTCTGCCTTACCGCATTGAATTTCAGGATGCGCCACCCCGCTTTCTGGTTTTGCAGGGACTTCTGGACTGGAAAGGCATGGTCTGGGGGAAAGAACAGGTGCACCTGCAAGCCCAGATCAGGCCCCAGAAAAGGGGATCTTTCTCCTGGGGAGAAGTCACGGTGCGTTACGCCGATCCTCTGGGCCTCTTCTGGCGCACCCTGAAAGTTCCTGTGCACAGCGAGGTGGTGGTTTACCCCCAGCCCCATCCCCTGCTGCTGCCAGACCTGATCCGTCCGTTGCTGCTGGATGGCAGACACAGCCCCACGCTGGGACTGGAAGATGTGGCCAGTTTGCGGGGCATCCGGCCCTACCAGCCCGGAGACCCCATCAACCGCCTGCACTGGCTGCAAACGGCCAAAAGGGGCATCCCCATGGTGCGGGAATGGGAATTCATGACCACCAGCCATGTGCACATTCATCTGCACCCAGATGTGGGTGAGGTTTTCACTGAACATGCCGTGGTGCTGGCCAGCAGTCTGGTGCTGGAAGCTGCGCAGTCTGGCCTGACCGTCAGTGTCAGTGGAAATGGGAGCAGTTCAGAGAAAACCCTGGAATCCTGCTTGCTTTTCCTGGCCCGCTACAACCCGGAAGAACAAAAACCCCAGGTAAAATCTCAGGTGCCTGAAGTGCCATCTGGCAGCAATGTGATTCTGCTCAGCCAGACGGCACCCCTGCAACTTTTGGAGCAGGCCTTGCAGGTTCGTACACAGGCTGCAAGGGTGACGCTGCTGGTCTTGTCTGAAGGGTTCTACCTGGCTCCGGGAGAAACCGGGCGCAAGCTCTGGGGCAAACCTCCTGAAGCCATCCAGGAACTGGAACGCCGTGCCGCCATCTTGATGGAGCAGGGCATTCAGGTCCGGGTATTGAGGGGAAACGAAAGCATTTTGCAGGTTGCCCCGGACCCTTCCTGA
- a CDS encoding AAA family ATPase, whose translation MIQTFSQKIMDNVSTVLVGKAQVTELVLSALYAGGHVLLEDAPGTGKTMLARAISRSLGLDFKRVQFTPDLLPSDLTGVSMYLDHQFVFQPGPIFTQILLADEINRATPKTQSALLEAMAEHQVTESGKTHALPSPFHVLATQNPIEQEGTYRLPEAQLDRFLLKLSVGYPSAAEEQHMLEQLVAQHPIHTLPAVATPQELLQAQQAVRHIKINADLRHYLVQLVQATRQHPELQVGASPRASLALQSCAQAYAAIQGRSFVLPDDLKLLAPFALAHRVQVRLEARLRGIRALDVIADILSRTPVPVEA comes from the coding sequence ATGATTCAAACGTTTTCCCAGAAAATCATGGACAATGTCAGCACCGTACTGGTGGGCAAAGCACAGGTGACCGAACTGGTCCTGAGTGCCCTTTATGCCGGAGGCCATGTGTTGCTGGAAGATGCTCCCGGTACTGGCAAAACCATGCTGGCCCGTGCCATCAGCCGGAGCCTGGGCCTGGACTTCAAGCGGGTGCAATTCACACCCGATTTGCTGCCCAGCGACCTGACCGGGGTGAGCATGTACCTGGACCATCAATTTGTGTTCCAGCCAGGACCGATCTTCACCCAGATTCTGCTGGCCGATGAAATCAACCGGGCCACCCCCAAAACCCAGAGCGCCTTGCTGGAAGCCATGGCCGAACATCAGGTCACAGAATCGGGCAAAACCCACGCCCTGCCCAGTCCCTTTCATGTGCTGGCCACCCAGAACCCCATTGAACAGGAAGGCACTTACCGCCTGCCAGAAGCCCAGCTGGACCGCTTTCTGTTGAAGCTCAGTGTGGGTTATCCCAGCGCGGCAGAAGAACAGCACATGCTGGAACAGCTGGTGGCCCAGCATCCCATCCACACCTTGCCAGCCGTGGCCACACCCCAGGAACTGCTGCAGGCCCAGCAAGCAGTGCGGCACATCAAAATCAATGCAGATCTGCGGCATTATCTGGTGCAACTGGTGCAGGCCACCCGCCAGCATCCAGAGTTGCAGGTGGGGGCCAGCCCAAGGGCCAGTCTGGCTTTGCAATCTTGCGCACAGGCGTATGCAGCCATTCAGGGCAGAAGTTTTGTTTTGCCAGATGACCTGAAATTGCTGGCTCCTTTTGCGCTGGCCCACCGGGTGCAGGTGCGCCTGGAAGCCCGACTGCGCGGAATCCGGGCGCTGGATGTGATTGCAGACATCCTTTCCAGAACCCCGGTGCCTGTAGAAGCATGA